In Silene latifolia isolate original U9 population chromosome 3, ASM4854445v1, whole genome shotgun sequence, a single window of DNA contains:
- the LOC141649725 gene encoding uncharacterized protein LOC141649725, with protein MEDFVEKYRESGFHDAISVVKNIAIELSVDPVFPKRREIRRKKHFDENQSIPSDVVHQTTEESFRVNYFLFIVDQAIGSLNRRFEQYQEFQNTFGFLFTSSHLKSLDNETLHSNCINLQKALTSGKRFDIDGNDFYMELKLLKDMLPDQDMRAIDILSFLKRKFYFRSSFIAYRILLTITVTVASAERSFSKLKLLKSYLRSTVLQERLNGLALIAIEKDLLKKIDNKSLIDIFASRKARRRIIFK; from the coding sequence ATGGAAGACTTTGTTGAAAAATATAGAGAATCTGGATTTCATGATGCTATAAGTGTAGTAAAAAACATTGCAATTGAACTCAGTGTTGATCCCGTATTTCCAAAAAGGCGAGAAATTCGAAGGAAAAAACATTTTGATGAAAATCAAAGTATCCCGTCTGATGTTGTCCACCAAACTACCGAAGAATCATTTCGAGTGAATTATTTCTTATTTATTGTTGATCAAGCTATTGGTTCACTTAATAGAAGATTTGAGCAATATCAAGAGTTTCAAAATACTTTTGGATTTTTGTTCACTTCTAGTCATTTGAAATCATTAGATAATGAGACCTTACATTCTAATTGTATTAATCTTCAAAAGGCTCTTACTAGTGGCAAACGATTTGATATTGATGGAAATGATTTTTATATGGAGTTAAAATTGCTCAAAGATATGTTGCCTGATCAAGATATGAGAGCCATTGATATCTTATCGTTTTTGAAACGTAAATTTTATTTCCGAAGTTCATTTATTGCGTATCGAATTTTGTTGACTATAACTGTGACAGTTGCATCTGCAGAGAGGAGTTTCTCAAAGTTGAAGTTGCTGAAATCTTATTTACGCTCTACGGTGTTACAAGAACGACTTAACGGATTAGCATTGATAGCCATAGAGAAAGATTTGTTGAAGAAGATTGATAATAAAAGTTTGATCGACATTTTTGCTTCAAGAAAGGCTCGCAGAAGGATCATTTTCAAGTAG